The following coding sequences lie in one Phycicoccus duodecadis genomic window:
- a CDS encoding enoyl-CoA hydratase, with translation MPVHASLADQVAVVTIDRPERRNALNPEALEELHAAVVEAVDAGARALVLTGAGGHFCAGADLTELEDVGFTQRLAEVLRHLAAVPVVTVAAVEGSCLGLGMQLALACDVRVVADTARFAVPVAKLGLMVDHWTLDRLARLWGEGAARHLTLTAAVLDADDAWRLGFAQERGGLDDAVALAGRAARLAPLTQAGTKQGLGVAPGDDAAVSRYEAAFARAWASDDLTEGRAAFTERREPRFRGH, from the coding sequence GTGCCCGTCCACGCTTCCCTCGCCGACCAGGTCGCGGTCGTCACCATCGACCGGCCCGAACGGCGCAACGCCCTGAACCCGGAGGCCCTCGAGGAGCTGCACGCGGCGGTGGTCGAGGCGGTCGACGCCGGCGCCCGCGCGCTGGTGCTCACCGGGGCCGGCGGTCACTTCTGCGCCGGCGCCGACCTGACCGAGCTCGAGGACGTCGGGTTCACCCAACGGCTGGCCGAGGTCCTGCGCCACCTCGCGGCGGTGCCGGTGGTCACCGTGGCAGCGGTCGAGGGCTCGTGCCTGGGGCTCGGGATGCAGCTCGCGCTCGCCTGCGACGTGCGGGTGGTGGCCGACACCGCGCGGTTCGCCGTGCCGGTGGCGAAGCTCGGCCTGATGGTCGACCACTGGACGCTCGACCGGCTCGCGCGCCTCTGGGGCGAGGGTGCCGCGCGGCACCTGACCCTCACCGCCGCCGTGCTCGACGCCGACGACGCGTGGCGGCTGGGGTTCGCCCAGGAGCGCGGGGGCCTCGACGACGCGGTGGCCCTCGCGGGCCGCGCCGCCCGGCTGGCCCCGCTGACCCAGGCCGGCACCAAGCAGGGGCTCGGGGTGGCACCGGGCGACGACGCCGCGGTCTCGCGCTACGAGGCCGCCTTCGCCCGGGCCTGGGCCAGCGACGACCTCACCGAGGGGCGCGCCGCGTTCACCGAGCGGCGCGAGCCGCGGTTCCGGGGGCACTGA
- the cobA gene encoding uroporphyrinogen-III C-methyltransferase, with amino-acid sequence MTTLVGLDLAGRRVVVVGAGAVGVRRTRRLLEDAARVVLVDPEPSADARRMASHGDVALVERAVRAADLDGAWLVVAATSDPATNAQVAAWSEGAGTWCVNASDGASGSARMAAAGRHGDLAIGVVSTEEPDPRRAAAVRDALVRHVSAGEVDLRRRRPGQGRVVLVGSGPGDPDLLTTGGREALRTADVVVTDRLGATGILDQLPDDVEVVDVGKSPTNHPVPQAEINRILVEHALAGRTVVRYKGGDPYVFGRGGEEVHACRAAGVMVEIVPGITSAFAVPALAGIPVTQRGVATSVLVTSGHAGADPATVEALAAGATVVLLMAVSSLPDICAAALAAGVDADLPVAAIERGSTAHERVTRARLDTAADVMADAGVRPPAIVVMGRVAAEGFLDDEVCATLARPVSPDAADTDD; translated from the coding sequence GTGACCACCCTCGTCGGGCTCGACCTGGCCGGCCGGCGTGTGGTGGTCGTGGGGGCCGGGGCGGTCGGGGTGCGGCGCACCCGGCGGCTGCTCGAGGACGCGGCCCGCGTGGTGCTGGTCGACCCCGAGCCCTCGGCCGACGCGCGCCGGATGGCCTCGCACGGCGACGTCGCGCTGGTCGAGCGCGCCGTGCGGGCCGCCGATCTCGACGGCGCCTGGCTGGTCGTGGCCGCGACGTCCGACCCGGCGACGAACGCCCAGGTGGCCGCGTGGAGCGAGGGCGCCGGCACCTGGTGCGTCAACGCCTCCGACGGAGCGTCCGGGTCGGCGCGGATGGCCGCCGCCGGGCGGCACGGCGACCTCGCCATCGGCGTGGTCAGCACCGAGGAGCCCGACCCGCGCCGCGCGGCGGCTGTGCGCGACGCGCTCGTGCGCCACGTCTCAGCGGGCGAGGTCGACCTGCGCCGGCGCCGGCCCGGGCAGGGCCGCGTCGTGCTGGTCGGCAGCGGACCGGGCGACCCCGACCTGCTCACCACCGGGGGCCGCGAGGCCCTGCGCACCGCCGACGTCGTCGTCACCGACCGGCTCGGCGCCACCGGCATCCTGGACCAGTTGCCCGACGACGTCGAGGTCGTCGACGTCGGGAAGAGCCCGACCAACCATCCCGTCCCGCAGGCCGAGATCAACCGCATCCTGGTCGAGCACGCCCTCGCGGGGCGCACCGTCGTGCGCTACAAGGGCGGCGACCCGTACGTGTTCGGCCGGGGCGGGGAGGAGGTGCACGCCTGTCGCGCCGCCGGGGTGATGGTCGAGATCGTGCCGGGCATCACCTCCGCGTTCGCGGTGCCGGCGCTGGCCGGCATCCCCGTCACCCAGCGCGGCGTCGCCACCTCGGTGCTCGTCACCTCCGGGCACGCGGGGGCCGACCCCGCGACCGTCGAGGCGCTCGCGGCCGGCGCCACCGTGGTGCTGCTGATGGCGGTCTCGTCGCTGCCCGACATCTGCGCCGCGGCACTGGCCGCTGGGGTCGACGCCGACCTCCCGGTGGCGGCCATCGAGCGGGGGTCGACCGCGCACGAACGCGTCACGCGCGCCCGCCTCGACACCGCCGCCGACGTGATGGCCGACGCCGGGGTGCGCCCGCCGGCCATCGTGGTCATGGGACGGGTCGCCGCGGAGGGCTTCCTCGACGACGAGGTCTGCGCGACCCTGGCACGGCCGGTGTCCCCGGACGCCGCCGACACCGATGACTGA
- the dapA gene encoding 4-hydroxy-tetrahydrodipicolinate synthase, with translation MTTPSPFGRVLTAMVTPMVPGGAVDERGLGSLVEHLLATGHDGLVVNGTTGESSTLTDDESVDTVHRVVELAAGRAKVVAGCGSNDTAHAVHMAGRMAQAGADGLLLVSPYYNKPTQAGLVAHCRAVADATELPVMLYDIPGRTGIPFAPETLLALAEHPNIVAVKDAKGDLWASTRSMADTGLLWFSGEDALTLPLLALGAAGTVSVVGHVAGAQYAAMVAAVDRGDLEQARTLHRSLVPVVDAVMSTSQGAIMAKAALVELGVIEHATVRLPLVESPPEHLTLLRAALATLPIPKDA, from the coding sequence ATGACGACGCCCTCCCCCTTCGGCCGCGTCCTGACGGCGATGGTGACCCCGATGGTGCCCGGCGGCGCCGTCGACGAGCGGGGGCTGGGCTCGCTGGTCGAGCACCTGCTGGCCACCGGCCACGACGGCCTGGTCGTCAACGGCACCACCGGCGAGTCCTCGACCCTCACCGACGACGAGAGCGTCGACACCGTGCACCGGGTGGTCGAGCTGGCCGCCGGGCGTGCGAAGGTGGTCGCGGGCTGCGGCTCGAACGACACCGCGCACGCCGTGCACATGGCCGGGCGGATGGCGCAGGCCGGCGCCGACGGGCTGCTGCTGGTGTCGCCGTACTACAACAAGCCCACCCAGGCGGGCCTGGTGGCGCACTGCCGCGCCGTGGCCGACGCCACCGAGCTGCCGGTGATGCTCTACGACATCCCCGGCCGCACCGGCATCCCGTTCGCCCCCGAGACCCTGCTGGCCCTGGCCGAGCACCCGAACATCGTGGCCGTCAAGGACGCCAAGGGCGACCTGTGGGCCTCGACCAGGAGCATGGCCGACACCGGCCTGCTGTGGTTCAGCGGTGAGGACGCCCTGACCCTGCCGCTGCTGGCCCTCGGTGCCGCCGGCACGGTCTCGGTCGTCGGGCACGTCGCCGGCGCGCAGTACGCCGCGATGGTGGCGGCCGTCGACCGCGGCGACCTCGAGCAGGCCCGCACCCTGCACCGTTCCCTCGTCCCCGTCGTCGACGCCGTCATGTCGACCTCTCAGGGCGCCATCATGGCCAAGGCGGCGCTCGTCGAGCTCGGAGTCATCGAGCACGCGACCGTCCGCCTCCCTCTCGTGGAGTCACCGCCGGAGCACCTCACCCTGCTCCGCGCGGCGCTCGCCACCCTCCCCATCCCGAAGGACGCATGA
- a CDS encoding AzlC family ABC transporter permease has translation MSEAADAPLADIRRRAVRRQALSVGIATGAYGISFGALSVASGLSIWQTQALSLLLFSGGSQFAVVGVLGAGGGGAAAVATSTLLGVRNGLYGLQTSRFLGVAGWRRLAAAHLTIDESTAVGVAQPERPAQRLGFWVTGIAVFLGWNLMTLVGAVVGNAIGDPRTYGLDAAAAAAFAALLWPRLRGGDAAATAVLAAFVALLTSPALPAGVPVILAALAAVAVGLVPRRRVAR, from the coding sequence ATGAGCGAGGCCGCCGACGCGCCGCTCGCGGACATCCGGCGCCGCGCGGTGCGGCGGCAGGCCCTGTCCGTCGGGATCGCGACCGGCGCCTACGGCATCTCGTTCGGCGCCCTCTCGGTGGCCTCCGGCCTGAGCATCTGGCAGACCCAGGCCCTCTCGCTGCTGCTGTTCAGCGGCGGGTCGCAGTTCGCCGTCGTCGGGGTGCTCGGGGCGGGGGGAGGCGGGGCGGCGGCCGTCGCGACCTCGACCCTGCTCGGGGTGCGCAACGGCCTGTACGGCCTGCAGACCTCGCGCTTCCTGGGGGTGGCCGGATGGCGCCGGCTCGCGGCGGCCCATCTGACCATCGACGAGTCGACGGCCGTGGGCGTCGCCCAGCCCGAGCGGCCGGCCCAGCGGCTGGGGTTCTGGGTCACCGGCATCGCGGTCTTCCTGGGCTGGAACCTGATGACGCTCGTCGGGGCGGTGGTCGGCAACGCGATCGGCGACCCGCGCACCTACGGGCTCGACGCGGCGGCGGCGGCGGCCTTCGCGGCGCTGCTGTGGCCGCGGCTGCGGGGCGGGGATGCCGCGGCGACGGCGGTGCTGGCCGCCTTCGTGGCGTTGCTGACCAGCCCGGCGCTCCCGGCGGGGGTGCCGGTCATCCTCGCGGCCCTGGCGGCGGTGGCCGTGGGGCTCGTGCCGCGCCGGCGGGTGGCCCGGTGA
- a CDS encoding GNAT family N-acetyltransferase has protein sequence MSDHPHDHDHEHDPSPGPLADASVRRARPNDAPAVGLVQAVVFRDTYGSRLSPEVVAAFEPEPFARAWRESLTHPPEGVYRLMVACAGDQVVGAVATGPSQDPDAEPAWGEVSLLAVHPDARQQGHGSRLVNAAVDLLREAGAEAVTVWLPADDEATRTFLTASGFGPDGAYRDRVVSPDGDALREVRLVAGIGADEG, from the coding sequence ATGAGCGACCACCCGCACGACCACGACCACGAGCACGACCCGTCCCCCGGGCCGCTGGCCGACGCCAGCGTGCGGCGCGCCCGGCCCAACGACGCCCCGGCGGTCGGGCTGGTGCAGGCCGTCGTCTTCCGCGACACCTACGGCTCCCGGCTGTCGCCCGAGGTCGTCGCGGCCTTCGAGCCCGAGCCGTTCGCCCGTGCCTGGCGCGAGAGCCTGACCCACCCCCCCGAGGGCGTCTACCGGCTGATGGTCGCGTGCGCGGGCGACCAGGTCGTGGGGGCGGTCGCCACCGGCCCCTCGCAGGACCCGGACGCCGAGCCCGCCTGGGGCGAGGTGAGCCTGCTGGCGGTGCATCCCGACGCCCGCCAGCAGGGGCACGGTTCCCGGCTGGTCAACGCCGCGGTCGACCTGCTGCGCGAGGCCGGGGCCGAGGCCGTCACCGTGTGGCTGCCCGCCGACGACGAGGCCACCCGCACCTTCCTCACCGCCTCCGGCTTCGGCCCCGACGGCGCCTACCGCGACCGCGTCGTCTCCCCCGACGGCGACGCGCTGCGCGAGGTCCGGCTGGTGGCCGGCATCGGCGCCGACGAGGGATGA
- a CDS encoding AzlD domain-containing protein: MSTWTTVLLACAAAFALKLAGYLVPAAWVEGERRSRVVALLPVALLTALVTVQTLVGDGGSLVLDARLAALAVAMGLLLLRANFLVVVVGAALTAGLLRAVGWS; this comes from the coding sequence GTGAGCACCTGGACGACGGTCCTGCTCGCGTGCGCGGCCGCGTTCGCGCTCAAGCTGGCCGGCTACCTGGTGCCGGCGGCGTGGGTCGAGGGCGAGCGCCGGTCCCGGGTCGTGGCCCTGCTGCCGGTGGCGCTGCTCACCGCCCTCGTCACGGTGCAGACCCTGGTCGGCGACGGTGGCTCGCTGGTGCTGGACGCCCGGCTGGCGGCCCTGGCCGTGGCCATGGGGCTGCTGCTGCTGCGGGCGAACTTCCTGGTCGTGGTGGTGGGGGCGGCACTGACCGCTGGGCTGCTACGCGCGGTCGGCTGGTCCTGA
- a CDS encoding dihydrofolate reductase → MTRVSLIAAVGRNGVIGADGAMPWHLPEDFAYFKRTTMGHPLVMGRRTFDAIGRVLPGRRSIVITRQPHWAHPGVETAHSLAEALALAGPTDEVFVVGGGQVYAEAMPFAHRLLVTEVDQEPSGDVQFPPIDPGQWHESGRDPRDGFAFVTYDRR, encoded by the coding sequence ATGACGCGGGTCTCGCTCATCGCCGCCGTCGGCCGCAACGGCGTCATCGGCGCCGACGGGGCGATGCCGTGGCACCTGCCCGAGGACTTCGCCTACTTCAAGCGCACCACCATGGGGCACCCCCTGGTGATGGGGCGGCGCACCTTCGACGCGATCGGCCGGGTGCTGCCGGGGCGGCGCAGCATCGTCATCACCCGGCAGCCGCACTGGGCCCATCCCGGGGTCGAGACCGCGCACTCGCTGGCCGAGGCGCTGGCCCTGGCCGGGCCGACCGACGAGGTCTTCGTGGTCGGCGGCGGCCAGGTCTACGCCGAGGCCATGCCCTTCGCGCACCGGCTGCTCGTCACCGAGGTCGACCAGGAGCCTTCCGGCGACGTCCAGTTCCCCCCCATCGACCCCGGCCAGTGGCACGAGAGCGGGCGCGACCCGCGCGACGGCTTCGCCTTCGTCACCTACGACCGGCGCTGA
- a CDS encoding thymidylate synthase — translation MRQYLELLDHVMTHGVEKSDRTGTGTRSVFGYQMRFDLTEGFPVLTTKKLHLRSIIGELLWFLRGDTNVRWLQERRISIWDEWADEHGDLGPVYGHQWRSWPTPDGRTVDQIAKVVESVRTNPDSRRHIVSAWNVADVDHMALPPCHTMFQFYVRPAADGGPAFLDCQLYQRSADVFLGVPFNIASYALLTMMVAQQTGLRAGEFVHTLGDAHLYLNHLEQAALQLTREPLALPTMRITARESIDAYDLDDFELVGYEAHPSIKAPIAV, via the coding sequence GTGCGCCAGTACCTCGAGCTGCTCGACCACGTCATGACCCACGGGGTCGAGAAGTCCGACCGCACGGGCACCGGTACCCGCAGCGTCTTCGGGTACCAGATGCGCTTCGACCTCACCGAGGGCTTCCCGGTCCTCACGACCAAGAAGCTGCACCTGCGCTCGATCATCGGCGAGCTGCTCTGGTTCCTGCGCGGCGACACCAACGTGCGCTGGCTCCAGGAGCGGCGCATCTCCATCTGGGACGAGTGGGCCGACGAGCACGGCGACCTCGGCCCGGTGTACGGCCACCAGTGGCGCTCGTGGCCCACGCCCGACGGCCGCACCGTCGACCAGATCGCCAAGGTCGTCGAGTCGGTGCGCACCAACCCCGACTCGCGCCGCCACATCGTCTCCGCCTGGAACGTCGCCGACGTCGACCACATGGCGCTGCCGCCGTGCCACACCATGTTCCAGTTCTACGTGCGTCCGGCGGCCGACGGCGGCCCGGCGTTCCTCGACTGCCAGCTCTACCAGCGCAGCGCCGACGTCTTCCTCGGCGTGCCGTTCAACATCGCCTCGTACGCCCTGCTGACCATGATGGTCGCGCAGCAGACCGGGCTGCGGGCGGGCGAGTTCGTGCACACCCTCGGCGACGCGCACCTCTACCTGAACCACCTCGAGCAGGCGGCCCTCCAGCTCACCCGCGAGCCCCTGGCGCTGCCCACCATGCGCATCACGGCGCGCGAGAGCATCGACGCCTACGACCTCGACGACTTCGAGCTCGTCGGCTACGAGGCGCATCCGTCGATCAAGGCCCCGATCGCCGTATGA
- a CDS encoding sirohydrochlorin chelatase: MTEPAPPVLVVCAHGTRDPAGRAAVRACVAAVAARLPGVDVREAYVDVHAPEVADVVADLPRRPDGAVAGVVVPLLLAAGYHVRVDLAAAVQGRPDVLVTGALGPDDLLVDVLLDRMAAARASSEGSVVLVPAGSSDERAQAGSRETGRRLGERLGRDVRLAFAAGPRPPVACAVTRARLEGATPVTVVSYLLAPGFFQRRLEASGAATVTGPLLPDPRVADLVVARYRAALEPA; the protein is encoded by the coding sequence ATGACTGAGCCGGCCCCGCCGGTGCTGGTCGTGTGTGCCCACGGCACGCGCGACCCGGCGGGCCGCGCGGCCGTGCGGGCGTGCGTCGCCGCGGTGGCCGCCCGGCTGCCCGGGGTCGACGTACGCGAGGCCTACGTCGACGTGCACGCCCCCGAGGTCGCCGACGTCGTGGCCGACCTGCCGCGGCGCCCCGACGGCGCGGTGGCCGGCGTCGTGGTGCCCCTGCTGCTGGCCGCCGGCTACCACGTTCGGGTCGACCTGGCCGCGGCCGTGCAGGGGCGCCCCGACGTGCTGGTGACCGGGGCGCTGGGCCCGGACGACCTGCTGGTCGACGTCCTCCTCGACCGGATGGCCGCGGCGCGCGCCTCGTCCGAGGGGTCCGTGGTACTCGTCCCGGCGGGCTCCAGCGACGAGCGGGCGCAGGCCGGCTCGCGCGAGACGGGGCGCCGGCTGGGGGAGCGGCTGGGGCGCGACGTGCGGCTGGCCTTCGCCGCCGGCCCGCGGCCCCCGGTGGCGTGCGCGGTCACCCGGGCGCGCCTCGAGGGGGCGACCCCGGTGACGGTGGTGTCGTACCTGCTGGCGCCGGGGTTCTTCCAGCGCCGGCTCGAGGCCAGCGGCGCGGCCACCGTCACCGGCCCGCTGCTGCCCGACCCGCGCGTGGCCGACCTGGTGGTGGCCCGCTACCGCGCCGCCCTGGAGCCCGCCTGA
- a CDS encoding ribonuclease J produces MSHPHPDLDTPAPLAKGGVRVTALGGLGEVGRNMTVVEHEGQLLVIDCGVLFPDDHHPGIDLILPDFSSIADRLDRIQAIVLTHGHEDHIGAVPYLLRLKPDIPLIGSQLTLALIEAKLKEHRITPYTLTVAEGDRERLGVFDCEFVAVNHSIPDALAVCVRTSGGTLLHTGDFKMDQLPLDNRLTDLRAFARLGEEGIDLFLTDSTNAEVPGFTTPEREIGPAIGKVFRDAERRIIVACFSSHVHRVQQVLDAAQSSGRKVAMIGRSMVRNMGIAADLGYLKVPDGVLVDIKQLNDLPDDKVVLVCTGSQGEPMAALSRMANRDHRIEVGAGDTVLLASSLIPGNENAVYRVINGLMRLGAVVVHKGNAKVHVSGHASAGELLYCYNIVKPRNVMPVHGEWRHLVANAELAIATGVPRRNVVVVEDGVAVDLVDGRVRVAGAVECGYVYVDGSSVGEADETLLKDRRILRDEGFVSVIVVVDSSTGKIIAGPEITARGFVEDDDVFDEIAPKILKALDEATAQGVTDSYQLQQVVRRTIGPWVGRKIRRRPMIIPTVIEA; encoded by the coding sequence ATGAGCCACCCGCACCCCGACCTCGACACCCCCGCACCGCTCGCGAAGGGAGGTGTGCGGGTCACCGCCCTCGGCGGCCTCGGCGAGGTCGGCCGCAACATGACGGTCGTCGAGCACGAGGGCCAGCTGCTGGTCATCGACTGCGGCGTGCTGTTCCCCGACGACCACCACCCCGGGATCGACCTGATCCTGCCCGATTTCAGCTCGATCGCCGACCGGCTCGACCGCATCCAGGCCATCGTGCTGACCCACGGCCACGAGGACCATATCGGCGCCGTGCCGTACCTCCTGCGCCTCAAGCCCGACATCCCGCTCATCGGCTCCCAGCTGACCCTCGCCCTCATCGAGGCCAAGCTCAAGGAGCACCGCATCACCCCGTACACGCTCACCGTGGCCGAGGGCGACCGCGAGCGGCTCGGGGTCTTCGACTGCGAGTTCGTGGCGGTCAACCACTCCATCCCCGACGCCCTGGCCGTCTGTGTGCGCACCTCCGGGGGCACGCTGCTGCACACCGGCGACTTCAAGATGGACCAGCTGCCGCTGGACAACCGGCTCACCGACCTGCGCGCCTTCGCGCGCCTGGGGGAGGAGGGCATCGACCTCTTCCTCACCGACTCCACCAACGCCGAGGTGCCCGGCTTCACCACCCCCGAGCGCGAGATCGGGCCCGCCATCGGCAAGGTCTTCCGCGACGCCGAGCGCCGCATCATCGTGGCCTGCTTCTCCTCCCACGTGCACCGCGTGCAGCAGGTGCTCGACGCCGCCCAGAGCTCTGGGCGCAAGGTCGCGATGATCGGCCGCTCGATGGTGCGCAACATGGGCATCGCCGCCGACCTGGGCTACCTCAAGGTGCCCGACGGTGTGCTGGTCGACATCAAGCAGCTCAACGACCTGCCCGACGACAAGGTCGTGCTGGTCTGCACCGGCTCGCAGGGCGAGCCCATGGCGGCGCTGTCGCGGATGGCCAACCGCGACCACCGCATCGAGGTCGGGGCCGGTGACACCGTGCTGCTGGCCTCCTCGCTGATCCCCGGCAACGAGAACGCCGTCTACCGCGTGATCAACGGCCTGATGCGCCTCGGCGCCGTCGTGGTGCACAAGGGCAACGCCAAGGTGCACGTCTCGGGCCACGCCAGCGCCGGCGAGCTCCTGTACTGCTACAACATCGTCAAGCCGCGCAACGTGATGCCGGTGCACGGCGAGTGGCGCCACCTCGTGGCCAACGCCGAGCTCGCGATCGCGACCGGGGTGCCCCGGCGCAACGTCGTGGTCGTCGAGGACGGCGTGGCGGTCGACCTGGTCGACGGGCGGGTGCGGGTGGCCGGCGCGGTCGAGTGCGGCTACGTCTACGTCGACGGCTCCTCCGTGGGCGAGGCGGACGAGACCCTGCTCAAGGACCGGCGCATCCTGCGCGACGAGGGCTTCGTCTCGGTCATCGTCGTCGTCGACTCGAGCACCGGCAAGATCATCGCCGGCCCCGAGATCACCGCCCGCGGCTTCGTCGAGGACGACGACGTGTTCGACGAGATCGCCCCGAAGATCCTCAAGGCCCTCGACGAGGCCACCGCCCAGGGGGTCACCGACTCCTACCAGCTCCAGCAGGTGGTGCGCCGCACCATCGGGCCGTGGGTCGGGCGCAAGATCCGCCGCCGGCCGATGATCATCCCGACGGTCATCGAGGCCTGA